AAAACAGCAGCAGCTTGGTAAATGGTTTCCTCAGAATACTTAGGACCAATCAATTGGAGACCAACAGGCAGACCTTGAGAGAATCCAGCAGGAATCGAAATTCCTGGGAGACCTGCCAAGTTGACTGGTATGGTCAAAAGGTCAGCCAAGTACATGGCAACTGGGTCGTGGTTGAGAGAATCCAAGTCATAGGCAACACTTGGTGCAGTTGGGCCCAAAATCAAGTCGTAATCCGCGAAGACTTTTTCGAAATCTTGGATGATGAGGGTACGAACCTGACCAGCTTTCTTGTAGTAGGCATCGTAGTAACCTGATGAAAGGCTGAAAGTACCTAGCATGATACGACGTTTCACTTCTTCACCAAAACCTTGGCTACGGCTATTTACGTAGATTTCATCAAGGTTGCTTGCATCTTCTGCGCGGTAGCCGTAACGGATACCATCAAAACGTTGCAAGTTTGATGAAGCCTCAGATGAAGCGATGATGTAGTAAACGGCAACACCGTATTTTGAGTGAGGAAGGCTGACTTCTTCAACGATAGCACCCAGTTTTTCAAAGTGTTTGGCTGCATTCAGAATAGTTTCCTTAACCTCTGGGTCAATCCCTTCACCGAGATATTCTTTAGGCAAAGCAATTTTCATGCCCTTGATGTCTTGGCCGATTTTTGAAGTAAAGTCGGCAATGCGGACAGGGGCAGAAGTAGAATCTTTGACATCTTCGCTGGCAATAGCGTTGAGCAAGAGGGCGTTTTCCTTAACAGTAGGAGCAAAAGGTCCAATCTGGTCTAATGAGCTACCGAAGGCAATGAGACCGAAACGAGAAACCGTTCCGTAGGTTGGTTTGAGACCAACGATCCCGTTGAAGGCAGCAGGTTGGCGGATAGAGCCACCAGTATCAGAACCAAGTGACAAGCGAACTTGTCCTGAAGCTACAGCTGCGGCCGAACCACTTGATGATCCACCAGGAACCTTGCTGTGGTCCCAAGCATTTTTAGTGGCACCATAGTGTGAAGTCTCACCTGATCCACCCATAGCAAATTCGTCCATGTTGGTTTTCCCAACAACGATCATGCCCTTGGCTTTTGCATTGGCAACAGCTGTTGCATCAAAGATAGGCTCATAGTTGTAGAGCATTTTTGAGGCAGCAGTTGTGAGGATGCCGTCTGTAGAGATGTTATCCTTAACAGCAAGTGGAATTCCTGAAAGGACATTGTCAGCATCGATTCCAGCTTCATCAATGGCTTTAGCTTGAGTAAGAGCCTGGTCTTCAGCTATGGTGACGAAAGCGTTGATAGCTGTCTCGCGAGACTTGATATCTTCAAGTGTTGCTTGGGTTAATTCTGTTGCAGAAATTTCCTTAGAAACAAGGAGATTGTGCAAGTCTTCAATTGTTTTATTGTTGAAAGTCATTAGGCATCTCCTCCATCGTCTAGGATAGCTGGTACCTTGATATAGTAGTTGTCTTTTTCAGGTACGTTTTTAAACAAGCGATCACGGTCTGTTCCTTCTTCGGCCACATCAGGGCGGAGTAGAGTTTTGCGGTCAGCCATGGTCGTAGTAGGTACGACACCAGTTGTGTCGACTTCGCCCAGCAATTCAACCATGTCAACAATTTTAGACAAGGTAGTCGCAAAGGCAGCAGTTTCTTCTTCGGAGAATCTTAATTTTGAAAGATTGGCAACGTGTGTTACCTCTTCTTGCGTAATTTTCATCTTGCATCCTTTCATGAAATGATGATTTTTAGTCTGTTCTATTTTACCATATTTTCCTATAAATAAGGGAGGGAAAGGTGAAAAAAGACAGGTAGAGGATGGAGAACGGGTTTTAATGATGATTTGTTTGAAAAGAGGATATCAGAGGAGAAATTATATGGTACAATAGTTTGATAGAGAAGTGAAGACGGTGGTTACGAAATCGAAAGGATGGTGATGCTTATGTGCAGATCCTGTAAAATCTTATACTCAATGAAAATCAAAGAGTAAACTAGGAAGCTAGCCGCAGACTGTACTTGAGTACGGCAAGGCGAAGCTGACGTAGTTTGAATTTGATTTTCGAAGAGTATTTAGTAGAAAGTAGTAACCAGATTTGCCCCCCCTTTTTGAGGCTTTGACACTCATGTTTGTAGCTGGTAACTTTGTTATCACGCTCCTGAAGTTCATCCTTGAATTGGTAAAAGAGACAAAAAAATAGCCGTCCTAACTTTGGCGAGTTAACGAGCTATTTTT
Above is a genomic segment from Streptococcus sp. SN-1 containing:
- the gatC gene encoding Asp-tRNA(Asn)/Glu-tRNA(Gln) amidotransferase subunit GatC, which gives rise to MKITQEEVTHVANLSKLRFSEEETAAFATTLSKIVDMVELLGEVDTTGVVPTTTMADRKTLLRPDVAEEGTDRDRLFKNVPEKDNYYIKVPAILDDGGDA
- the gatA gene encoding Asp-tRNA(Asn)/Glu-tRNA(Gln) amidotransferase subunit GatA translates to MTFNNKTIEDLHNLLVSKEISATELTQATLEDIKSRETAINAFVTIAEDQALTQAKAIDEAGIDADNVLSGIPLAVKDNISTDGILTTAASKMLYNYEPIFDATAVANAKAKGMIVVGKTNMDEFAMGGSGETSHYGATKNAWDHSKVPGGSSSGSAAAVASGQVRLSLGSDTGGSIRQPAAFNGIVGLKPTYGTVSRFGLIAFGSSLDQIGPFAPTVKENALLLNAIASEDVKDSTSAPVRIADFTSKIGQDIKGMKIALPKEYLGEGIDPEVKETILNAAKHFEKLGAIVEEVSLPHSKYGVAVYYIIASSEASSNLQRFDGIRYGYRAEDASNLDEIYVNSRSQGFGEEVKRRIMLGTFSLSSGYYDAYYKKAGQVRTLIIQDFEKVFADYDLILGPTAPSVAYDLDSLNHDPVAMYLADLLTIPVNLAGLPGISIPAGFSQGLPVGLQLIGPKYSEETIYQAAAVFEATTDYHKQQPVIFGGDN